In Ovis aries strain OAR_USU_Benz2616 breed Rambouillet chromosome 8, ARS-UI_Ramb_v3.0, whole genome shotgun sequence, a single window of DNA contains:
- the RSPH3 gene encoding radial spoke head protein 3 homolog yields MRRLVDQEDAGGPSQEPEVPGRTGNLPRKPASRNSPEAPPLDGTLGCWATGAGASGGFGGAQSCPCVAPTSCPGNLPARPPPFLPPLLASRNPCPWHYVHLSGSHDTLVPTCFEAKLHRKGSGPTPGATTTLAERASPAMATYTYTSRPRALPCQRRRYREDLMQQPEEPVHYGNIMYDRRVIRGNTYALQSVPLPGQPDPVEIQRQQQIRRRAFARKRAQEQLRPRTPEPVEGRKHVDVQTELYLEEIADRIIEVDMECQTDAFLDKPPTPLFIPAKTGKDVATEILEGELFDFDLEVKPMLEVLVGKTIEQSLLEVMEEEELANLRASQYAYEELRNVELAEVQRLEEQERRHREEKERRKQQQWQVVHKHNETSQKIAARAFAQRYLADLLPSVFDSLRDGGYFYDPIERDIEIGFLPWLMNEVDKTMEYSMVGRTVLDMLIREVVERRLNLYEQKEGRHAPVRPEDGLGGPGGTREPLVGFESWDQGASQAQRPLPDRDSLQRTPYDPRYLERVSSRERRLAEEDDELTEMRKSSKREELLQ; encoded by the exons ATGCGCAGGCTCGTTGACCAGGAAGACGCGGGTGGGCCGAGTCAAGAACCGGAAGTGCCCGGGCGCACCGGCAACCTTCCCCGGAAGCCCGCCAGCCGGAACAGCCCTGAGGCCCCGCCCCTCGACGGAACGCTGGGTTGCTGGGCAACCGGCGCGGGCGCCTCTGGAGGGTTCGGTGGTGCCCAGAGCTGTCCCTGTGTAGCTCCTACTTCGTGCCCTGGCAACCTCCCGGCCCGCCCGCCTCCCTTCTTGCCGCCCCTCCTCGCATCACGGAATCCCTGCCCTTGGCACTACGTGCACCTCTCCGGCTCCCACGACACTCTAGTGCCCACTTGCTTCGAAGCCAAGCTTCATCGAAAGGGAAGCGGGCCGACCCCGGGCGCGACCACCACGTTGGCTGAGCGCGCCTCTCCAGCCATGGCCACCTACACCTACACCAGCCGGCCCCGGGCCCTGCCCTGCCAGCGCCGCCGTTACCGGGAAGACCTGATGCAGCA ACCTGAAGAACCTGTGCATTACGGAAACATAATGTATGACAGAAGGGTGATCCGAGGCAACACTTACGCTCTACAGTCAGTACCACTG CCTGGGCAGCCCGATCCTGTAGAGATTCAGAGACAGCAGCAGATTAGGAGGAGGGCTTTTGCCAGAAAACGAGCCCAAGAACAGCTCAGACCTCGTACACCTGAACCCGTGGAAGGCAGAAAACACGTGGATGTGCAGACTG AATTATACCTTGAAGAAATTGCTGACCGCATAATAGAAGTTGATATGGAGTGCCAGACAGATGCGTTTTTGGACAAACCACCAACACCACTCTTTATTCCTGCCAAAACTGGCAAAGATGTGGCCACCGAAATTCTAGAAGGAGAG CTGTTTGACTTTGATCTTGAAGTTAAACCAATGTTAGAAGTTTTGGTGGGAAAGACCATCGAGCAGTCTCTTCTGGAAGTGATGGAAGAGGAAGAGTTGGCAAACCTGCGGGCCAGTCAGTACGCGTATGAAGAGCTTCGCAATGTCGAGCTTGCTGAAGTCCAGCGACTTGAAGAGCAGGAGAGGCGACACCGGGAGGAAAAA GAACGTCGGAAGCAGCAGCAATGGCAGGTGGTTCACAAGCATAACGAGACTTCGCAGAAGATCGCGGCTCGAGCGTTTGCACAGCGTTACCTGGCCGACCTCCTCCCGTCAGTTTTTGACAGCCTTCGGGATGGTGGCTACTTTTATGATCCCATTGAAAGAG atattGAGATAGGATTCCTCCCGTGGCTAATGAATGAAGTTGACAAAACCATGGAGTACAGCATGGTGGGAAGAACAGTGCTTGACA TGTTGATCCGTGAGGTGGTTGAGAGAAGACTGAACCTCTATGAGCAGAAGGAGGGCAGGCACGCCCCTGTGAGGCCTGAGGATGGACTCGGCGGCCCCGGAGGAACGAGAGAGCCCCTGGTGGGTTTTGAATCCTGGGATCAGGGTGCATCCCAGGCCCAGAGACCCCTTCCAGACAGAGACTCCCTACAGAGAACGCCATACGACCCAAGGTACCTGGAGAGAGTGTCGTCCCGGGAAAGGAGGCTCGCTGAAGAAGATGATGAACTGACAGAAATGAGGAAGTCCTCCAAGAGGGAAGAGCTGTTGCAGTAG